GTTGTCCATCTTCAGGTCATCGAGGGCGCTCATGGCGTTGAGCAAGGCCACGCCACCGCCGGGCACGATGCCCTCTTCCACGGCCGCGCGGGTCGCGGAGACGGCATCCTCCACGCGGTGCTTCTTCTCCTTCAACTCGGTCTCGGTGGCCGCGCCCACGCGGATGATGGCCACGCCACCGGCCAACTTGGCCAGGCGCTCCTGCAACTTCTCACGGTCGTAGTCGCTGGTGGCGCGGTCGATCTCCACGCGGATCTGCTCGATGCGCGCCTCGATCATCTTGGGATCGCCCTTACCGCCCACGATGGTGGTTTCCTCCTTGGTGGAGACCACCTTCTCGGCGCGGCCCAGGTCCTCGATGGTCACGCTCTCCAACTTGCGTCCCGTCTCTTCGGAGATCAGATTGGCGCCGGTGAGGATGGCGATGTCCTGCAGCATGGCCTTGCGGCGGTCACCGAAGCCGGGCGCCTTCACGGCCAGCACATTGAGCAGGCCGCGCAGTTTGTTCAACACCAGGGTCGCCAGCGCCTCGCCGTCCACATCCTCGGCGATGATCACCAGATCGCGCTTGCCGATTTGCACCAACTTCTCCAGCAAGGGCACGATGTCCTGGGCCGCGGAGATCTTCTTGTCGTAAACCAGGATGTAGGGGGCCTCAATGGCGGCTTCCATGTGCTCGGGGTCGGTGATGAAGTAAGGCGAGATGTAGCCCCGATCAAACTGCATCCCCTCGACATACTCGGTCTCGAACTCCAGGCCCTTGGACTCTTCGACAGTGATCACGCCGTCGTTGCCCACTTTATCAAAGACCTCGGCGATGAGTTCGCCGATTTCCTTGTCCTGCGCCGAGATGGAAGCCACATGGGCCATCTCCTCTTTGGTCTTGATCTCGATGGCCATATTGGCGATCTTCTGAGAGACCGCCTTGGCCGCCGCCTCGATGCCCCGCTTGAGCAGCATGGCGTTGGTCCCGGCGGCCAGGGCCTTCATGCCCTCGGTCACGATGGCGTGAGCCAGCACCGTGGAGGTGGTAGTACCGTCACCGGCAATGTCATTCGTCTTGGTCGCGGCCTCTTTCAGCAGCTGGGCCCCCATGTTCTCAAAGGGGTCCGGCAATTCGATTTCCTTGGCCACGGAAACGCCGTCATGGGTGATGGACGGCGAACCGAACTTGCGGTCCAGCGCCACATTGCGGCCCTTGGGGCCCAAAGTGGTGGCTACCGCCTTGGCCAGCACATCCACACCGCGCAGAAGTTTTTGCCGCGCTTCATCGCCAAATACAACCTGCTTCGCAGCCATCGTGTCTCTCTCCTTCGTTGGGGATTATTTTTCGTCAACTACAGCCAGGATGTCGCTTTCGCGCAGGATAAGCAACTTTTTGCCCTCCAACTTGACTTCGGTGCCCGCGTACTTGGCAAACAATACGCGGTCGCCCACCTTGACATCCAACGGAATACGCTGCCCCTTCTCGTCCCGCTCACCGGGACCCACGGCCAGCACCTTGCCTTGCTGCGGTTTCTCCTTGGCTGTTTCGGGCAGCACAATTCCTCCGGGCGTCACCTCGTCTTCCTCGATGGGTTCCACGACCACTCGATTGCCCAAAGGGCGCCACTCCATGGTCAACCTCCCTCAAGGAACGAACTACAAATTAGCACTCAAA
The window above is part of the Anaerolineae bacterium genome. Proteins encoded here:
- a CDS encoding co-chaperone GroES — protein: MEWRPLGNRVVVEPIEEDEVTPGGIVLPETAKEKPQQGKVLAVGPGERDEKGQRIPLDVKVGDRVLFAKYAGTEVKLEGKKLLILRESDILAVVDEK
- the groL gene encoding chaperonin GroEL (60 kDa chaperone family; promotes refolding of misfolded polypeptides especially under stressful conditions; forms two stacked rings of heptamers to form a barrel-shaped 14mer; ends can be capped by GroES; misfolded proteins enter the barrel where they are refolded when GroES binds); the encoded protein is MAAKQVVFGDEARQKLLRGVDVLAKAVATTLGPKGRNVALDRKFGSPSITHDGVSVAKEIELPDPFENMGAQLLKEAATKTNDIAGDGTTTSTVLAHAIVTEGMKALAAGTNAMLLKRGIEAAAKAVSQKIANMAIEIKTKEEMAHVASISAQDKEIGELIAEVFDKVGNDGVITVEESKGLEFETEYVEGMQFDRGYISPYFITDPEHMEAAIEAPYILVYDKKISAAQDIVPLLEKLVQIGKRDLVIIAEDVDGEALATLVLNKLRGLLNVLAVKAPGFGDRRKAMLQDIAILTGANLISEETGRKLESVTIEDLGRAEKVVSTKEETTIVGGKGDPKMIEARIEQIRVEIDRATSDYDREKLQERLAKLAGGVAIIRVGAATETELKEKKHRVEDAVSATRAAVEEGIVPGGGVALLNAMSALDDLKMDNEDAQMGVNIVRKALEMPMRLIAENAGVDGSVVVENVRRFQKEKKSNYIGYNVLTGEYEDMIKAGVIDPAKVTKGALENAASIAAMILTTEALITEIPEKEDKTPGMPDEF